In Mugil cephalus isolate CIBA_MC_2020 chromosome 7, CIBA_Mcephalus_1.1, whole genome shotgun sequence, the sequence TACCTGGTATGATATACTGTCTCGAAAGTTGGATGGAATGGatacaaatgaaaaccaaacatgaccctgctgctgcagcttcgcATTGAAAGCATTTAACTGGCAAAACACAAGTTGACTTGGATTATTAAAGAGTCACAACAAATGAAAGTCAGTAAATTGAGCCTTTAACAGTCATCATTGGCATtttttgggttagggttagaagtGTTGCAGGGAGTAATAGAGCGAGACAGAAGTCACAGTGATCTATTatatgaagagctgcaggcgacaGGCTTCTCATTCCCTCGTCTGTGTGTTCACACGCCCATGTTGTGCAGCATGAAATCAGATCAGTTGGTCACAgaatgatgtaaaaaaaaaagaaaaagaaaggccaATAATTTTTTGATCTTCACATAACAAAAGTAGTTTgctataataaaatgaaaatacatttgcTGTTAGCTATCATCCTCCAACTAAAGCCCAATCTACCATGACTGAAATGTTTGGGAAGGGTAATCAGTTTATCCATAAAGGATGTGTCCATGATataatgtattaaaatgttataaaacagtaaacacactAGAGAAATGCCTGTACGTAACTTTATACAAAAGCTCTAAACTCAGGCCCCAAAAGGAGTCCAAAATTTAAACTtctgtttaaatgtgctttttgtaAATTCCCGTACCTGCAAAGGCCCGGGCTTCGTCTGTAGGCACGGCCCTGAGGTGGCGCAGGTCGCTCTTGTTGCCAACCAGCATGATGACGATGTTGTTGTCGGCATGATCCCTTAGCTCCTTCAGCCAGCGCTCCACATTCTCATAGGTCAGGTGTTTGGCTATGTCGTATACTAGCAGCGCCCCCACAGCTCCTCTGTAGTACCTGGAGAGCAAAGACACATTTCACCAGTGAAATCTCAGATCTATTCCGTCTTAGTAGAAGTGGAAGGACTGTCAGCAAGTCCTCATTTTCTTCTCGCTTACTCTGACTTGAACATCATTAAGTTAAATTTGAAGAGGTGTTTTAAATGgtcgtaaaaaaaaaggaaaatgtataaATTCCTCCAGCTAATGAAGATGGCCAAAAGCGACAAAATGTCCCTTGTAGGGAAGATGCCTTCACAAGTACCTTCATTTTTAGACTTGCAGAACCGACAAGCACAATTACACGTGCAGTTTATCAAATTCTCTTATGTTTTTATGGCATTAAGCGGGACCATTTCCTTGCTCGAGAAGATCTGACTGTTAAGCGAGCAGTGTTTGCATCCACTTCTTTAAACTCGACTACGTGTCTCGCTCTGGTCTGGAGGATAGAGTGTCAGTTGTGACTGCGCCGCTGAAGCACTTCCCCACACTGAGGGGGTGTTGGGTAACATGCAGAAGTATCTGCACAACACAAGGACAGACTCACGCTGAGGTGATGGCTCTGTAGCGCTCCTGTCCCGCTGTATCCCAGATCTGAGCCTTTATCGTCTTGCCGTCCACCTGAATGCTGCGCGTGGCAAACTCCACCCCGATGGTGCTCTTGCTCTCGAGGTTGAACTCATTTCGCGTGAACCGAGAGAGCAGGTTGCTCTTCCCTACGCCCGAGTCCCCAATTAACACAACTGCAAAGACAAATAGGAGGCGGTGAGGCAATGGTTTGTCGTGTTATGTGTAATGGAAGAAGTGGGAGTGCAAAAGTAGGAGTGCAAACCTTAAGTCAACAGAACCTTATGATGTAACTCTAAGGTGTTTGAAATACCTCAAGCCAAAGTACTATTATGCAGTCaatgaaatgtcattttttccATTATGAGTAGAGTCTGAGGAGCATTTGGTAACAGTTTGTAAAGTGGGAGTGAGTCAAAAAGCAACTATACATACCCTATCCTACATAACAAGTAATAAAGACAGTAATAAAAGCACTATATGCTTATGAGAGACGTTTAGTTGGGAGTAATGAGTAGTAATGAGTTTCGGTTTTTATATCACACTTGTAACAGATTGTATACACTGGATCACTCACAGATCAAGAGATTAGTCATGGTTAGACACTTATAAATGAACAGCTGGAATTTTCCTGATGGCACTCAGATAGTGAAGctttaatcttatcttaatgtGTTCAGTCCTCATTTAGAACTCAACACTCAACAGGTAGGAACAGGAATGTCACACGTGCATAGAAATAAATGCAGATGCCATAAGCACAAAGTCACTGGGCTTCAATGGATTATTAACAGGCCCTGTTGTTCGTGTTTTGTTTGAAGCTGTGGTGAATCAGTCAGTGAAGGAAAGTGATTGATTAGGCTCAGACTGAGTCAGGACTGGACCGAGGGAGCCGCCGTGCCGTGAACAGCAGCAGAGGTGgagtctttttgttttccttcttccctcGACAAAAGGAAACAGGGCCGAACTTTGTCCCCGTCGACATCACGCCGGCCCGGGCTGCAGGAAGCTGATAACAGGCTTCATCAAAACCTGAATCGACAGTTTCAGGCCGCCTTGCCCTTCCTGTTTCAGGCCGGGCACACAGACGATGGCTCGgggcagagagagacaagagagagatggagggagggagagagagagcccTCGCCTCCGGCAGATGCCCTATTCATCCCACAGAGGATACTTTGTTACATCTAAATGGCCTTTTGGCTTCTACAGGCCCGGGATGTTAATGTGCCACAGGAGCTGATATCAGGATCAAAGGGAGGCTTTCTGGATCCAAGTAAAGATAAACATGGACCTGAGTCTGGTACTGCTCCAGACTTCAGTGACAATCTCCCAGGCCCATTGATTGTCACAATAAACATGAAGTTACGAGCTGCTGCATTTGCAGTGTCAGTAGTAACTGGCCGGGTAGCCTACCTCTTCATCTTATTGATCAGCACAGATAGAGGCTTAGAGGCCTTTAatcagaaagaggagaaaacatcaACTGTTATTCAGTGAATGAGGAAACTGTTCACCCTGCTCTatgattaaactttaaaaaataatcacaataaaaaggCTTAGCCCTGTCAGGGTGTTACATCCTTTACCAACAAATATAGCTGCAGGCGTTGCAATGTTACAATGACAGCATTATGTTGTAATAACAGCAACCGACTATCATCCGGGCagtttctcataaaaaaaaaagaaaaaaatgtctcctttGAAAAGCCACACAACTGCTCAGCGAAAATGGCACAACAATAGATTTACAGGCATGAATAAAGCATAGCTTTGTCGGTGTGAGCCTATGTAAAGGGGAATgcagtcatcttttttttttttttttttttttttttgttacctttgAACAAGAAATCGTATTCATCGTCTCGGTTCCCCATTCTAGACGAGGCCGCTCCAACGCTTGTCTCCGGAAGAGGATGCGTGGAAATTCAGGGTATAAATTTTCGCTATTTGCCAGAAGAAATATGGTAAAGATTTGAGCTCAGACTCTGCGCCAGTGTTAGCTGTCAAGGCGAGCTGGCCGCAGAAAGGGAGAGCTCCGAAACTCtgcagagggaggggaggagtcCCTGCGGTTCACATATCTGCCTGACGGGGGCGCCCTCTACTGACATGCCAGCAGATACCTACCATTCACAGTCACATACACACGGcctgaatgaaaacaagctCAGGAAGCCTTAGACTAGGGTCACATCTTTTGATGACTGACAGGgtatgtgtgttattattagaACATTCACAGCAAAAATACAACTTCAGCTTTATCAGGTAGCAATGAACCCAAGGCcatattatattaataaatattgcAGAGCAGTTTGGGTGGAGATATGTCGTTCTTTAGTAGAAACCAATTCATGatgtcatttaattcttgtatgttttttctGTTACACATTATGTCAATTAGGTTAACTTAGCTGTCCTTTGTTTTCGTTTattgttttctccttctgtATTGTGGTTTGTTTGATGAGTTTGCTTTTATTAACCTGTCACATCTATTTTTACCTTTATTATCTGGATTATACGTAGTTTTATGtgagtggaaatgaaaaaaaaaatattcaaaataaattatgatAAAGAAACATTATAATTAATAAAGGATACatcataaaacaataataaagatAGAGCCACTGAAATATTCTGACAATGAAGCAAATTCTTTATAATTCATTAGCAAATGTGTGTAATTACACAAAAGAAGACGGAGTGGATATTTCCCATAAGAAAATATGTCAGAACTTGTTTATATGATACATAAAAAGTCACATAAAGTGTATTggtttatgtttaattttttaaaacgTTCTAATGAGCCTGACCTTCgtaaaaatatttcataaataTGACACAGATGATAAAAATACTCCAATAAATGCTCCATGAACAGGAAGTAACCACAAACCCAAAGCACATATTAGCTCTGTCAGACTGATTGTGTTTTCAGTCAAAACCTGAAATGTGTGcttttgaataataataataataataataataataataataataataataataataataataacaatgagtAAGTCAAAAGACTCCATATTCTTAATTGATAATTATTGTGGCACACTGGAACACTCATCAGTCATAGCTgcattcaaattaaatcaatttcgatatataaaatatatatatatattaaaataattctaTTGTGtcaatgaaaaactattattaatattattcaagTTTCCAAGTGCTCTATTTTCTCT encodes:
- the LOC125010544 gene encoding ras-related protein Rab-11B-like, whose amino-acid sequence is MGNRDDEYDFLFKVVLIGDSGVGKSNLLSRFTRNEFNLESKSTIGVEFATRSIQVDGKTIKAQIWDTAGQERYRAITSAYYRGAVGALLVYDIAKHLTYENVERWLKELRDHADNNIVIMLVGNKSDLRHLRAVPTDEARAFAEKNNLSFIETSALDSTNVEEAFKNILTEIYRIVSQKQIAERSAHDESPGNNVVDISVPPTTDGQRGSKLQCCQNL